Below is a genomic region from Ascaphus truei isolate aAscTru1 chromosome 5, aAscTru1.hap1, whole genome shotgun sequence.
cactctctcccccacctttctctctcacccacccctctcactcgcccctctctcccccacccctcacacccccacccctcacatccccatccctctctcacccctacccctttctcccccacccctctctcaacaccttcactctctcccaccaccctcactcacctctctctctctctcatcccccaatCCCCTGTTTTTGCACCCCACACCCCTCCGTTTTTGCCGCCCTCCTTACCCTGATTAGTGGTGTGCAGTAGGGAGATATTGTAGCTTTGACAGCAGCGCGCTCTGCACCTGCCCCCCACACGCTGCCTCCGCCACCACCCCCCAAAATGTGCCGCCCAAGTCGCCTGTCGATAGGCTATGAAGCACACTCCATCAATGCGCCCCCAACTGCTTGGCGCCCTGATTGACCGTACCTATCAATGTACCCTAAAGCCGGCCCTGGGTTCAACGCAACGCGTACCAAGCGCCCCAAAACAGAAAAGGAAATGGACATTTCCCCCAaattattttctttctttaaaaaaagaatatgGAATAACAATGTTCTCACACAAAAATTAGAGGTACTTTGGGTCTTTAAATCAAAAAGTTGTAGTATTCTGTTCTGTATACCCCAGTGCAATTAAACTGTGCCTATGTCCCACTGAGCAGAATACAGTATATCAGAGGGACCAGGAATTAAACACCCTCTGTCGTGTGACACTATTTACATTTGAAGTGAGTGGGCTGTAAGGTACGTTCAGCGTCTGAAATAGTGAAGAAAAATGCAGCGCACCAACTGATTTAAACTTTAAGTGTTATTAATACACATAGTATGAAAGTGGAGTGaaaaacacattttatatatatatatatatatatatatatatatatatatttatatacatactgtatattccacGTGATTGGATGATTCAGCAAAGTGTGTTACAACAAGTTGATATAGTTATGCCCGTAATTAAGGTGTAGAAATGTGAGAACGTCTGCTGCTATCCACAGAAGATGGCTCGTCATCTCATAGAACTAGGAGAAAAAGAAAGGCACAAGGGCACCACTTGTGCGCTTGTTCCTTTATTTATTCTCCACGTTCCAGCGTCGGAAGGTGTTTTACGATATAgcattgtttagtaaatatgggcctttacACATAGCTGAGCAGTCTTTTAACAGCTATAATGATCCGAGCTGCCAATGCTTGGGAAATCTACATTGGCCATATTTAAAACAATTCCCACAAAAAACTGTTTCAGTCAATATTTCTTACTCCTCTATGCAATATGCTATGAAGCCTCTCCCCTGCGCTAGGGAAGAGTTTTGGCCTAGTCATTTGAATTGAGCTGAACCGCTCTCCGGCATTGGGAAGTGGCTTCAAAGCAAACTGAATAAGGAGATAACCCACGCACTGCATTGCTCTTTCTGGCAACCAAAGGTTTCCACCTAATAATGAGGAGAGGAacctgtgtatttatttgaaataaCATTTTATCAACCTGTTTTACTAATGTGCGCCCTTATAGTTTCTGAGATGTGTCAGTTGCATTAAAAATGTGCACATCAAATATTGTAAATGCACAAGCATTACAAATTacattgttaaagctgcagaccaagcaatatcctacacgtgtgttttttagTAAATCAGTTCTGATCCATGAGAaagtacttgtagcattttttttaaagaatgacatttttaatgtattataatgtaaaaataatttgttgtttctatagcaaccatttacaaagtcacatccccttcctcttctgaaacaggctctggcacacccctttttgagccctgccctctctctagcagtgcaccaattgtatctagtgactgcctggtcacatgatcgtccacacagaactttgcatctttggtcctcttctgctgcactgacagccatttagtgaacccccgagccgaatcatcgctgatcgatcacaggagaccggatcgatcggcaacttagctaattacttatcaatgtgtggattgtattgatgtgcatattaaatggaaaaaataacaaaatataaaacaaagaacggtagcttggactgctgctttaaaacagatTCATTACAGAGATATCACACATTGATAACATTATTTCACATAGGGTCACCACTGCAAGCCACCTATAAATAGGTCTTCTTTATCTCAGCTATAAACAGTGATCTGTAACGATATTACCCAGCAGTGCCTGGGGACACCTCCGTGTACCCGTTCCATTTCCACCCTGGCCTCACGCCACGCTAAGGTTTTATCTGTACTGAAAGTTAACTTCAACTTCCCTTTTTGCGTCAGCCAGAGTAATGTGTTTACTTTCAAACGTGACACTGTGAATTCCTGCAGAACCAGCCCCACTGAAAGTAGCAGCAGGTGTAGCGTACACCTGCATGTCTGTCACCCGTCCGCAAAACCTGTCATTGTCACAGAAAATACCGGGGTTTAAATATAGACAATGATTCTGGGCAGTGTCGTGCAAGAAAAACACTGTGCGGGTCTCCGCCTCCGGTGAACATAGATTCTTTAGTTACTTTTAGATGCAGATCTTGTGTAAGcaaggttttggacatggggtcagtcctcaagggccaccaacaggtcaggttcgactgagccactgattgagccatctgtgctgaagcagatatccTTAAAAAGACTGacctactgattgagccaccttagggatatcctgaaaacctgacctgttggtgggccttgatgactggagttgcccacccctggtctaagacAATGAAATGCAAAATAACAAAACCCACTCaaagacagcttttttttttgcctgggCAGTAAGGCTTTCACAGCTGTCCAGTCCAGGCCTTAATCTGTCCAGTTTATCTTCAGCCAAAAGCCCCAGAACATTTCTGGCTTGTTCCATGGAGTCTTCATCCGGAGAATCCGACTCCTCTTACTCGTTCCCTTCTCGGATAGAAGGGTCCAAGGACCAGGGCTGTTTCGGCCGAAGCCTACTGTCCCCACGTCATCTTTTCTCTCTGAGGAGAGAGGGCTGATTACAGACCGGCATATAGTCTTTACTCTCTCCGAAGAAAGACTGGTGACTAATAACCAAAATGTGAAACAAAGACAAAAATCCACAGGGCTTGAGTGCTTCTGTGCTCTGTGTAATGCAGTACAGGAagtgcccaaaatacacaatgcGACAAAAAGGCAAGGGGAACTCGAAAATATCTGTGCCCAAGGAGGTGCTCAGATCAGAAAACAATAAGGGCACGTGTCACAACCCAAAGGTGCAGCTCCGTGCACCCCCAGGTTTAACTCAAAGACTGTTCTTCCATTTTAAGGCCACATCAGAGGTTGGGTATGAACTCTTCATTGTGAAACTGGTAGTGGTTGCTAACTGGACACAATAAGGTTATGGGGAGTTCCTAACGCGACATAAACCTTCTGCTCCAGCAGACAAAGGACTTATGATTAGAAGTAGAGATGGGCGGATTCTTTAGGCGGATCTgtatccgcagcggatcggccggctCATTTGgcccgcggatttcagcggattaaTCTCAAAATGGGCGAtttgcgttttgcggattttttattacTATTTCCAATACACGGATTCCGCGATCTGTTGACGGATTTTTAAGTATCTGCCgagttgctgaatccgcggattgcatCCTACAAATCCGGCCACGGGTTATACCCAATGGCGGTTTATGATGAATCCGCACGGGTTAAAACcggccaaatccgtttgcggattttacactgcaaaacggattttggggggaaattcCGCGAAACGGATTTGGGCTGGTTGGCCCGTCTCTAATTAAGAGTGTATCTGCACATCTTTCCCAGGTTCTCCAAGTCTGCTTCATTTACCCCATTGCCCTGTGAAATGGTGGTTAAACTGCagaaaaggattctgggtaataccaTACAAATTATCACATAAATATCAGGAACATCTAGTCATTCTTAACTCCGTTTAGCACTGATTTTAGTCTCATATATCGTGAGAAAGAAGTATACTGACAGCCCTGAGGTTTAATAGGCTGGTGTTCATTTAAGTGTCCACTTCTGGTTCCCTGAGAAAAGATTCTCTTTGTTGATTCCCTTTGACCATTTCCCTGCCAGAAGCGCTTGCAAAACAATGTGTTTTATTGGATCACCGGTAGGGCTGAGAAAGGCAATAATGTGGAATTCATAATGAAATaaatcaatacaaaaaaaaaatcaatacaatCTCCGCTCCTTTCTGCTTGTGCATCGTGCAGTTATAAAACCGTTTGAAAAAAATCAATTTCTGAATCACTTTAGAGATGGAAAATAGACTTATCAGAAATAAAGCtctagttttattttttattctggaAAATGCTCAATGAAAGCATCTGTAATGGAAATTTCCATGCCAGATACAGGCTCCGTGTCTGTACATCGGACGGCAGATCCAGAGCCCAAGCACTTCTCGTAAGGACTGGTTTATCTAGTCTTAAATTCTGGGAAATGTCACCTTATCAAAATAGTCTGTTTACACTTCGCTTTTGTCTCCACTGTGGAGATGGGTCAATTTACATTTCAACCTTCTAGCTACTAAGGGCGCAAGTCAAGCTTTATTGGCTCAGAATTGAATATAATCTACTAAAGTATAATGCAGTTGTGAAAAAGGCCAAAAGCAAGCTCAAGGAAAAGCACTATAGTGCAAAATCTTTCTAATATCTGGATAATGGGGTAGTACAAAGTGGCATAAGTACGAAGGTATCGATAATAGAATTAGCCGAGTTGGTTGAGCGAAAAGACACATGAAAGGTAATATGAGTGATGTTACTCTTGTGTTGTAGCTGGGAATAAAGGTCTTACCCTGTGTCTCCTGTATACGATCGGGGTGAGCCACTTATGCTCATTAGTTCACCGCCTTTCCCTCAACTGGCCGGACGCTCAATGAACAGGCGCTGTAGAATTAACCGCACTGCCTGTGTGCGTCGCTCCAAGCACGTGTTTTTCTACATAAAGTATAATGTCCgagatgtgtgaatgtgctcactagtGATATTTGTATGTAACTTAGAATATAACACACTTTATATTGAATGTCTGCAACTTATAGTAGTCGTTTTTACCTTTATTTTGTTAGCTATtgataatgtatttattgtatagcAATAACAGTGTATACGGAATTGTACATATAACtttagtagggttgccaggtgtccagtattgaactggactgtcctgtatttggacacaatCCAGTAaacaattagaggtaatactggacatgtatgtgtccggtattacctctctggacatagtgacctcaccggcttggggggggggggcgggatttccccaagcagggcTGTTGCGAGGGGGCTGGGCAACTTCGtccatcctgattgactgcaATATGCAATACTCAGCAGCAGCCTATCAGGAGCCTGGGGCCAAAGAGATTAggatagagcagcggtgcgcaaagtggggggcgggagattgtgctgggggggcgtgggcagttgcagaggccccgcgctcttcccccaggcatttacattaaatgctgggggatcgcgtgaggccccttcAACTATTTACTTATCGGGATTCAGCCGTCTatgttgcattgccatggcaacacgccgcggcaccatgtgacctgacatcATACGCCCCCGCCGCGTCATCTGACGCAGATGAAggtagacaggggggggggggcgcgagagctgggatcagagagacaggtgggtgcagcacaaaaagtttgcgctcccctgggatagagcatggagtggagagagatgtgtgcgtctcgagcgtgtcgcacctttcaccattgtgtccagcatttttggagaagccgtctggcaACACTACTTTAGTTACAATGAAACTCTTTCCTGAAGTACACAACACAACGTCGGTATACAACTGCTGTCCCCCGCTTCAGATATATATTTTACTTAATTCATACTTCTATCTGGTTCTAATTTGGGGTCATCCAgcataaaaaaagacatgtgcTAGTGTGCTAGACATTAGAACACAAATTGTGATAACCAAGAAACTGTACTCTGCATATGCCTCCCGTGGTCATTGGCTGGATACTTTAACCATTTTATTGCCAATGCTAAGCAATGTATTGGTTGATCCTGTGCTGTGCTTGGCGTGCTCCATTTTGCACCATAGACGTAATGAATGGCCCACTAATAGCTGCAGGCATAAGTGAATGATGATAAAACTTGTTTATATAGAATTGTCTTTCAAATCCAACAGTGCTTTACAAATACACTGTGTAATCATTAATGCCATCATTGTGGCATATTGGCAGCTTCCAGGTGGAGCAAGAATCAGACGTAAGCATAGTACTGTAATATAGGATCCAGCCGTCCTGTCGTACACCGACTGCGTGGCCAGTAAAACGAGTATTAAGCAGCATCGTATTAATGTGTGTGCAGGACCCTAATTTCCGGCACCCCTTGTACCAAGGAAAGAGATTCTTCCAATTCTCAGAAACAGCAGAGATTCGTTAGGAGACCAGTGCCAGTTACCACATCACAGCTTTGGATATATCGTTTAGTTAGAGCGGCGGTGGCCAACTCgttctcaagggctaccaacaggtcaagttttcagaatatccctgcttcagcacaggaggctcaatcagtggctcagtcaaagactgagcaacttgtgctgaatcagggttatcccgaaaacctgatctgttggtagcccttgaggattggcattgactacccctggtatagaGATACCCTCTTAATAAAGCACAGGGTTTAGCATGAAGACAGATTCTGCTTTGAGAAAGTCTATTTATACTCCCAGTATATACAACGCCTAACATTAGAATAACATGAAGAGTAGGTTGCAGAGTGTATATAGTAACGTATGCAGACTATCTTAGAACAATATGTGGCTGGCTGCCGGAACAATAGATTCATAAAAGATTGTGACAAATTTCAGGGTCTTTAAATCATTCAAGCGGTGAAAGTAGTTTTTCCCACGCTAAATCATGTGTATGTAATGTGTGGGAGAGTGCACCATGGCAAAGGTTAATCGTGTACCCAAATTCAGCATCAGTCAGTGATACATACACAACCTTTATGGGAGTTATAAGTCTTAGGACATTTATATTTCACCACTTTTGCTAATAGGATTATAGTGACAAGGGAGGGCTGTGGTGTATGCAAGAATTTGGAGGATGAGACCTTTCCGGAATTGATCCAGTGCaagccttccccttcccccccccccagtaatggGGTTATTACAATGCTGCACCTCGATTACAACATTAAAATAGACATTAATGTAGTTGTGTAGTTGCATGCGCTATTTGGGTTACGTTAGTCATAGTCTAAATATTTCAAGAATTAAAGCAGCCTTTTTATAAACATGGAGGGTGTTGGGTAATTGCATGGATGACTTGGCCAACAAGATGAGTAACTCCAGGAAATTAATTCCTTAATTTCAAGTTACCTGTTATTGTCACAGGAACTGGTTGTCGCCtgtcttgcacacatcacattTGCTACATGAAACATTTCTATGGTATTGGGCAGTCACACTGTAGATCAGTATGTGGAATACAACATATTAGTGgtaaaagcagggggggggggagagacaccaaaCAGTGTTACTAGCCAATAAGAAAATGACTTTGTTCTCCAGGTGTAGCCTTTTTATTACACCCTGCGAAAATATTGCATAAATGTTATGAAAAAGTCAAAACCCCCATTTCATGAAACCGCCGTTACATGTTCCCAGCCAGCTGCACACCGCGTGCTCCCATGGAGACGAACACATCTGCAGAAGGGGACGCGCTTGGAATATTATTGTCCTTGAACGTGACCTTTCCCAAAAATATTATTAGGCTTACACCCAAAAGTTAGAAACCCAATGGCAGGCATAAAGAATATCTCAGAGCAGTTGTGCTGCCGCGTGCTCGTGACCTTCCAGTCATTCCAATGTTATCATGAATTGACATTTCTCTGAACAATATAATCTGCTCACAGCTTCTTCCAAAGGAAATTAACTGAATTTAATAGCCGCTTCCTGACAAACATTTAACAATGTGTCAAATCAAAATATTGGATTCAACATCCCCCCAAAAGTTATTTTCCAAACAaaacacagatttaaaaaaagaaaaaaataggaaGAAGAAAGGAACGATAGTGTTGCGCTTGAGTCACAGCGCTGATTCAGTGACGGAACGATGGCTTCCAGGCGGACATCTGCACAATGATGTTCATTCTATCCTGGATGCATCATTTtacagcagggggtggccaactccagtcctcaagggccaccaacaggtcaggttttaaggatatccctgcttcagcacaggtggctcagtgctgaagcagggctatccgtAAAATGTGACCTGTTAGTGGCTATTGAGGATTCGTGCTCCATAGTGTTCAGTTCTGAGGAGTAACGCTGCCCTCTGCTGCTAGGAGTCAGGTACAGGTTGGCTATGGACTCCACTCCGTGTCTTCAGCTGGGACTGAGCAATATCAGCCAGGGCAGTTTGTATCTTTTCCAGTAGCATGTCTCCTCGGTCTACCACTTCCTCCAGGCGTGCGGCAGCCTCATGGTTCTCCTCTTCTAACTGGTACAAGCTAGCAGCCTGCAAAACAAACGTGAACAATTAATCAAACACCAGTGGAGTATTTGTAGCACAGGGACACAAATACAACAGGCAAGTCTAAAGGCAATTAAGATATTTTAAATTCTAATGCAGCCGCCGGAGGCAGCAGCAAGGGGAAAGGAGACGGGCCCCAGGGGCCATGTACGTTTAACTTACACTACCTAAGGGCAGTGAAGGAATTAAGGGTACAATCCGTTAGTGGATAAAAATGTCTAAagctgcattatttatttatatcagttatccgTAGTAAAAAGAACTagacctcccccccactccaagTAAGCCCACTCTGTCTGACAGGGGACCAATGCAAATAGAGgcgaaagagacacacacaaagctgtAGCTGGAGAAAATAAAACCATgtttatcaaatattttttttttttaaaaagaagacaaaaacaaactAAGGGAGTTGTATACTCAAGAGGTAATCAGGGAAGCCAAAAACCAAGTGAGACATTGAGACTACAGACAATGCATGGTGGCTTTGAAGTCGTAGGCCATTGTTTCCAAACAGGGTTCAGGAGGGGTCTCCAAGGGGTTTGCCTAAAAACATATGTAATGGCGgctcccaggcagtatagcgggTTCCTGAGCCCGTACAGGGACTGCGCACTTAGAAAGGCCCCAAACGGCACCTTAGAATTGGAGATGTAGCAGcaaattacagcaggagcttgcAAGTGTCGATCCCCACAATGCTTTCCACACACGACAAGGCgttgtgactttggaagctcccattGTAACAAGGGGctgtttggggccttattaagcataTGTCCCATACAAGCTCAGTCACTACACTGCCTGGGAACGGTCACACAGTATGGTTAGCAATAGTCTGAGGAACAGGTAATaacatttattaattaggggttcgtgGAAATAATATTTTCTAGCAGAGGGTGCTCAAAGTTAAAAACGTCAGGAACCGCTGCCATAGAACATAGGTTTTCAAGGCTGACAAACTAATAATcaaaaatacatattttcttAAGGTTTCAAATAAAAATACTGATCTCTTGGTCCATTCACTGCTGCAATGATGATGAATCACAaacagaaacatcacaataaaaaTGTGCGCTTTTCGGTTTTCTTATTTTTCCTATTTAGGAGTATGTCCAGACTGCCTATCAAAATAATATTTTATACCCAAATAACGTCACTTTGGCTACTACACATTAGCGGAGGGCCACCTCCAATAAGATAACAGAAAACCCACCTGTAAGGCTGCGGTTGATTCTTCACTAGGCAACGAATCAATCAAAACGTCGATGTCCTTTGCAGTTCGGGCAATGAGAGCGGCAAAAAGCTGAGCATACTCTACAAGTAAAATACACGCGATATCCACCAGTTACTCAGACTTCAGAGATTCTTATAGGAAGAAATTAAGAAAATCTCACATTATACATTAAACTATTTTAAAGCTTAAACTAAAAGCCGATGTTATTCTGCATTTCCCCACAATATCACATTAAAGCTAAAATATTATGTGGCGTTATTTAATGATGCAACTACACGATTCCTGTCATTTCATCGGCTAACCAGCTCTagtgaacccctgcttcccgagataactTACCACTGTACGGGGTGCCGGTACCAGCTCTGGCTGGGGTTCATGCACTGGTGGCTTCAAAACTCCCGGGtactgtgggccaataggaagctgggacgtcatccggtgcggcttcctattggctcacgtaaccaggacctttaaacaaaAGAGAGAAACTAGCGGCCCCTACGGAGAtaagcatctctggaagcaggtggtccccggagctgaaattaatgaagactccctgcttcaatgagagagagagagagatagagagatatatatttattttaaatacataggTGGGTTGCTACTTTAACAGGATGAATTATTGAAGCACAAGTAAACACTTTACCCAGTATTCACTAGAACAGACTGCAAATCTTATCATACAAATTACAACAGAATGTTCTAATAAAAAGCAGTAGAGATATGAAACTATCCAAAATGCAGTCACatttatttctcccccccccccccacctcatcctccCCCATTCCAATTCCCAACAAAAATGTTTTTCCAAGTctcaaagggctaataatgtcACAAAATAAGTCTTAGAATTGgcaatgttacaagctttcagcAAAATATCGCCAGACAGTGAGCAAACATGTTATTTACCCTATTTATAGTCTTAGCAATAAGCGAGTTTAGCGATTAGAGAATTTTGCAAATTGGCATATTAAGTGACATTGCAACGCTTGGTGAATAGTTTATGAATTCTGACCACGTCGCTTTTTTGGGtgtctgaaaaaaacaaaaaaaaaaacaaaagggggcAAAACCGTGGGAGAGTTTCACACATCTCCAGTAAGCACAAACCTAACACAGAAAGGAGGTACAAATCAGGTCTATATAATAACCATCATGACAAAAAGAAAGAATGTACCTTTCGATATTTCATTTTCTTCAAGTCCTCTAtggcagtcattaaggggttactCCTCCAACCAGCTGAGGTAGGACAAGCACGTCCTAAAACCGCCCAATAAGGGGTGTCTCCCATCTCAGGTCAGTTATCTTCTGTCAAAGCCTTCAAGGAAAGCACAAAACGAATAATAACATCAGAAGACATAAGGGAGGGAAGTACCCAGCGATAGGACTTGAAGATATCGAAAGGTACATTTCTCTATTTCTTCTATGTCCTCTGTGGCAGTAATAATGGATTGTCCAAGATGACTTTGTAGGACTGTTGGGAGAGAATACTTCTTTGTTACAGTTGGAACAGCTGCTTGAAGCACCTACCTACCAATCCTCTGCAGATGACTGAACATCTAGTCGCTAATGTTTAGCCAATTTGCTCATTCTAACTGGAACCTGCCATAGCTCTGATAGAACGAGCCTTCAAACCTACAGGAGGAATTACTCCTGCTGTCTTATAGGCCTCAGTAATCGCGTCTTTGATCCACCTGGATACAGAGGCAACAGATGATGCTTAACCTGTCCTGGGTCCATCAAACAGCACAAATAAAATAGAGATTTTCCCAATACTATACATCCTTTGCACATATGTTAGAGCCTCAACTACATCTAGATTGTGCCACTGACGTTACCCATCACTAATGGGAttgggacagaatgagggaacCACAATGTCCTGATTCATATGGAAATCTGACAACTTTAGTATGAAAAGGTGGAATAGTCCTTAACACTATCTTATCCTGGTGTATCTGAAAGAATGGCTCGCGGCAAGATAAAGCCTGGAGCTCTCCAACCTACGTGCTGTCGTAATTGCGGTAAGGAAAATGTGAGTAATTT
It encodes:
- the MED21 gene encoding mediator of RNA polymerase II transcription subunit 21 encodes the protein MADRLTQLQDALNSLADQFCNAIGVLQQCAPPASFNTIQTTINKDQPANPTEEYAQLFAALIARTAKDIDVLIDSLPSEESTAALQAASLYQLEEENHEAAARLEEVVDRGDMLLEKIQTALADIAQSQLKTRSGVHSQPVPDS